The following coding sequences lie in one Paracidovorax avenae genomic window:
- the fliI gene encoding flagellar protein export ATPase FliI, whose protein sequence is MADSAAVSDPQLQDSPWDAFMSGARGRLAEGSSLETRGTLTRLTGLVLEAAGIRVPVGSQCLVQMPGHEAVLAEVVGFSGDRAFLMPAGDIHGLSSGASVVPAAPYVPVPRLGDSTRPSTAAGILRLPMGDGLLGRVVDSQGLPLDHGGPVQDVSSEPMDRRQINAMDRDPVREMLDTGVRAINALLSVGRGQRLGLFAGSGVGKSVLLGMMARYTQADVIVVGLIGERGREVKEFVEDILGEQDRERAVVVAAPADAPPLLRMQGAAYATAIAEHFRDKGKHVLLLMDSLTRYAMAQREIALAIGEPPATKGYPPSCFAKLPALVERSGNGLHGVGSITAFYTVLSEGDDQQDPIADSARAILDGHIVLSRALAETGHFPAIDIEQSASRVMHNVASREHFDLARRFRAVYSRYQKSRDLIQVGAYMSGSDPALDEAIRLQPAMAAFLQQDMFEASPMQDSLHAMAAVLGPQA, encoded by the coding sequence ATGGCTGACAGCGCCGCCGTGTCGGATCCGCAACTGCAGGATTCACCCTGGGACGCGTTCATGTCCGGTGCGCGCGGGCGCCTGGCCGAGGGCTCGTCGCTCGAAACCCGCGGAACCCTGACGCGGCTGACCGGGCTCGTCCTGGAGGCCGCGGGCATCCGCGTCCCCGTGGGATCGCAATGCCTGGTGCAGATGCCCGGCCACGAGGCCGTGCTGGCGGAGGTCGTCGGCTTCTCGGGCGACCGGGCCTTCCTCATGCCTGCGGGCGACATCCACGGCCTGTCCAGTGGCGCGAGCGTGGTACCGGCCGCGCCCTATGTCCCCGTGCCGCGCCTGGGCGATTCCACGCGCCCGTCGACGGCCGCGGGCATCCTGCGCCTGCCCATGGGCGACGGCCTGCTGGGCCGCGTCGTGGACTCGCAGGGCCTGCCGCTCGACCATGGCGGGCCGGTGCAGGACGTTTCCTCCGAACCCATGGACCGGCGCCAGATCAATGCCATGGACCGCGACCCCGTGCGCGAGATGCTGGACACCGGCGTGCGGGCGATCAACGCGCTGCTCTCCGTGGGGCGCGGTCAGCGCCTGGGGCTTTTCGCGGGCTCCGGGGTCGGCAAGAGCGTGCTGCTCGGCATGATGGCCCGCTATACGCAGGCCGACGTCATCGTCGTGGGGCTCATCGGCGAGCGCGGGCGCGAGGTCAAGGAGTTCGTGGAGGACATCCTGGGCGAGCAGGACCGGGAGCGCGCCGTGGTGGTCGCCGCGCCGGCAGATGCACCGCCGCTGCTGCGCATGCAGGGCGCCGCCTACGCCACGGCCATCGCCGAGCACTTCCGGGACAAGGGCAAGCACGTGCTGCTGCTCATGGATTCGCTCACCCGCTATGCCATGGCCCAGCGCGAGATCGCGCTCGCCATCGGCGAGCCGCCCGCCACCAAGGGCTATCCGCCGAGCTGCTTCGCCAAGCTGCCGGCGCTGGTCGAGCGCAGCGGCAACGGATTGCACGGCGTGGGCTCCATCACCGCTTTCTATACCGTCCTGTCCGAAGGGGACGACCAGCAGGACCCCATCGCCGACTCGGCACGGGCCATCCTCGATGGCCACATCGTGCTGTCCCGCGCGCTGGCGGAGACCGGGCACTTCCCGGCGATCGACATCGAGCAGTCCGCATCGCGTGTCATGCACAACGTGGCCTCGCGCGAGCATTTCGACCTTGCGCGCCGGTTCCGCGCCGTCTACTCGCGCTACCAGAAAAGCCGCGACCTGATCCAGGTCGGCGCCTACATGAGCGGCTCCGACCCGGCGCTGGACGAGGCGATCCGCCTGCAGCCGGCGATGGCTGCCTTCCTCCAGCAGGACATGTTCGAGGCCTCCCCCATGCAGGACAGCCTGCATGCCATGGCGGCCGTACTGGGCCCGCAGGCCTGA
- the fliJ gene encoding flagellar export protein FliJ: MASLNAFLVAVEMAERQRDAARQALQDLQRARIASEAQLQQLQGYAHETEGRWGMRADATVKPEVMYHHYQFMDRLGHAMGLQSSVIGEQEGRVRAASQALLQAELRVAALRKVVERRRHDIAQAEARRDQKQTDERAALRFGKAPGAGQGPGGPEELTT; encoded by the coding sequence ATGGCCTCCCTCAACGCATTCCTGGTTGCCGTCGAGATGGCGGAGCGCCAGCGCGACGCGGCGCGCCAGGCCCTGCAGGATCTCCAGCGCGCCCGGATCGCCTCCGAAGCGCAGCTGCAGCAGCTGCAGGGGTACGCACACGAGACGGAAGGGCGCTGGGGCATGCGCGCCGATGCCACGGTCAAGCCGGAGGTCATGTACCACCACTACCAGTTCATGGACCGCCTCGGGCATGCCATGGGCTTGCAGAGCAGCGTGATCGGAGAGCAGGAGGGCCGCGTGCGCGCCGCGAGCCAGGCCCTGCTGCAGGCCGAGCTGCGCGTCGCGGCGCTGCGCAAGGTCGTGGAGCGCCGGCGCCACGACATCGCCCAGGCCGAAGCACGGCGGGATCAGAAACAGACGGACGAGCGCGCCGCGCTGCGGTTCGGAAAGGCCCCGGGTGCGGGGCAGGGCCCTGGCGGGCCAGAGGAGCTGACGACATGA
- the fliG gene encoding flagellar motor switch protein FliG — MDEQGLNDAAILLMSLGEEEAAEVFKHLSPKEVQKLGETIARMRSVSKDKVDGVINRFSNDAAAQSLLVSDTSNYVRAVLKRALGDDKAALLIDRILQGGDVSGIESLKWMDPLSVAELLRNEHPQIVAAILVHLDPEQSAAVLMQLSDRQRGEVLLRVATLEGIQPTALKDLNEVLFKVLAGGDKIRKSSLGGVKAAAEIINLLGSNMDTVVLESIRGYDPDLAQKIMDKMFVFDDVNKLDDRAIQTVLREVASETLVVALKGAQPELREKFLSNMSSRAAEAMREDLESRGPMRLSEVEAQQKEILKTVRRLSDEGQIVIGGGGDDAFV, encoded by the coding sequence ATGGATGAGCAAGGCCTGAACGACGCGGCGATCCTGCTGATGTCCCTCGGCGAGGAGGAAGCCGCCGAGGTGTTCAAGCACCTGTCTCCCAAGGAGGTGCAGAAGCTCGGCGAGACCATCGCCCGCATGCGCTCCGTCTCCAAGGACAAGGTGGACGGGGTCATCAACCGTTTTTCCAACGACGCCGCCGCGCAGAGCCTGCTCGTGTCCGACACCAGCAACTATGTGCGCGCCGTTCTCAAGCGCGCTCTGGGCGACGACAAGGCCGCGCTGCTGATCGACCGGATCCTGCAGGGCGGCGACGTCTCGGGCATCGAAAGCCTCAAGTGGATGGATCCGCTCTCCGTGGCGGAACTGCTGCGCAACGAGCACCCTCAGATCGTCGCGGCCATCCTCGTGCACCTGGATCCCGAGCAGTCCGCCGCGGTGCTCATGCAGCTGTCGGATCGCCAGCGCGGCGAAGTGCTGTTGCGCGTGGCCACGCTGGAGGGCATCCAGCCCACGGCGCTCAAGGACCTCAACGAAGTGCTCTTCAAGGTGCTGGCCGGCGGCGACAAGATCCGCAAGAGTTCCCTGGGCGGCGTCAAGGCGGCCGCGGAAATCATCAACCTGCTGGGCTCCAACATGGACACGGTGGTGCTGGAGTCGATCCGCGGCTACGACCCCGACCTGGCCCAGAAGATCATGGACAAGATGTTCGTCTTCGACGACGTCAACAAGCTGGACGACCGCGCCATCCAGACCGTGCTGCGCGAAGTGGCCTCGGAGACCCTGGTGGTCGCGCTCAAGGGCGCCCAGCCGGAACTGCGCGAGAAGTTCCTCTCCAACATGTCCTCGCGTGCCGCGGAAGCCATGCGCGAAGACCTGGAGTCGCGGGGCCCCATGCGGCTGTCGGAAGTCGAGGCGCAGCAGAAGGAAATCCTCAAGACCGTGCGTCGGCTGTCCGACGAAGGCCAGATCGTGATCGGAGGCGGCGGCGATGACGCATTCGTATAG
- a CDS encoding flagellar hook-length control protein FliK, with the protein MSNDIQNRTARAPSSGHATHEARGARGAGKTGNATAADAGTDATSGQGGFSMLLASLGAGLDGTDAGALPGADNGLGAALASGALAADALASGGAAGNAGTSGLPGTDPLAMALQGMAPGGTAGAWPAAAGSLGGGAGGSLTQALRPAGLMDASSLVGQTALIDGAADLSGSAANAAGKAFTASRGGMARSGHAAMGGTAGAAPEAAGTGAGGGLIVPVLGGKDGDIPGAHALAQAAASASSASAGATAPSDRRDAGAAAGMQAAARGGESSMAAASAVGGALQDLARQAGGRADAAPTASLGMDRTVVPASPDGAQATGSLAAGTLGDGAAGVADPSQIPMEDQIAEQVAYWVHQKTQNAELTIDRDGQPVEVSVSLTGNEAHVAFRSDQSQTRDMLDTSVSQLRELLRGEGLELAGVSIGQSGAGAGGDASGRPSGRGEGGSRIGRVQAAGGGTQGAADTPRPASRPDRALDVFA; encoded by the coding sequence ATGAGCAACGACATCCAGAACCGCACGGCCCGTGCGCCGTCTTCGGGCCACGCAACGCACGAGGCCAGGGGCGCCCGGGGCGCCGGCAAGACCGGCAACGCAACAGCCGCGGATGCCGGCACCGATGCCACCAGCGGCCAGGGCGGCTTTTCGATGCTGCTGGCATCGCTCGGGGCCGGGCTGGACGGTACCGATGCCGGTGCGCTGCCGGGTGCGGACAATGGCCTGGGCGCCGCCCTGGCCAGTGGCGCGCTGGCTGCCGATGCACTCGCATCCGGCGGTGCGGCGGGCAATGCAGGCACATCGGGGCTGCCCGGTACGGATCCGCTGGCCATGGCGCTGCAGGGCATGGCGCCGGGCGGCACGGCCGGGGCCTGGCCTGCCGCGGCGGGTTCCCTGGGGGGCGGGGCGGGAGGCTCTCTGACGCAGGCCCTCCGGCCTGCAGGGCTGATGGACGCGAGCAGCCTGGTGGGGCAGACGGCCCTTATCGATGGCGCCGCCGATCTTTCGGGGTCTGCTGCCAACGCGGCCGGCAAGGCCTTCACCGCGTCCCGGGGCGGGATGGCGCGGTCCGGGCACGCCGCCATGGGCGGCACGGCCGGTGCAGCCCCCGAGGCGGCCGGTACGGGGGCTGGAGGCGGCCTGATCGTCCCGGTCCTGGGAGGCAAGGACGGCGATATTCCCGGCGCGCATGCCCTGGCCCAGGCCGCGGCCTCTGCGTCTTCCGCATCGGCGGGGGCGACGGCGCCATCGGACCGCCGCGACGCGGGTGCAGCCGCCGGAATGCAGGCTGCCGCACGTGGCGGCGAATCCTCCATGGCAGCTGCCTCCGCCGTGGGCGGCGCCCTGCAGGACCTCGCCCGGCAGGCGGGCGGGCGGGCCGATGCGGCTCCAACGGCTTCCCTCGGCATGGATCGGACCGTGGTGCCGGCATCTCCGGATGGCGCGCAGGCAACGGGTTCCTTGGCCGCGGGTACGCTGGGGGACGGGGCGGCCGGCGTCGCGGACCCTTCGCAGATTCCCATGGAAGACCAGATTGCCGAACAGGTGGCCTACTGGGTGCACCAGAAGACGCAGAATGCCGAACTCACGATCGACAGGGATGGCCAGCCGGTCGAGGTGTCCGTGTCGTTGACGGGCAACGAGGCCCATGTCGCTTTCCGCAGCGACCAGTCCCAGACCCGGGACATGCTGGACACCAGCGTGTCCCAGTTGCGCGAACTGCTGCGCGGAGAAGGCCTGGAACTCGCGGGCGTGTCCATCGGGCAGTCCGGCGCTGGCGCCGGGGGCGATGCCTCGGGGCGCCCCTCCGGGCGCGGCGAGGGCGGCTCGCGCATCGGCCGAGTGCAGGCTGCCGGAGGAGGCACGCAAGGGGCTGCAGACACCCCCCGGCCCGCATCCCGTCCGGACCGCGCCCTGGACGTCTTCGCCTGA
- the fliL gene encoding flagellar basal body-associated protein FliL, with product MSANPPAAAAAKPKSKKLVLIIAIVAVLVLAGGGAAWFLLSKRSHGDEDEEGGGGHAKAAQVEHKEKVAPTFLPIENMVVNLADTGGERFAQIGITLELADAKTSDQVKQYLPSIRSAILMLVSQRTSQELLTRDGKEKLAVDIRREVSKPLGYTVPKPRKRPASDEDDDGEEAPRPKADNNPVRQVLFSSFIIQ from the coding sequence GTGTCTGCCAACCCTCCTGCCGCAGCCGCCGCCAAGCCGAAAAGCAAGAAGCTGGTCCTCATCATCGCCATCGTCGCGGTGCTGGTGCTGGCCGGCGGTGGCGCTGCCTGGTTCCTCCTCTCCAAGCGCAGCCATGGCGACGAGGACGAGGAGGGCGGCGGTGGCCATGCCAAGGCCGCGCAGGTCGAGCACAAGGAAAAGGTGGCCCCCACTTTCCTGCCGATCGAGAACATGGTGGTGAACCTCGCCGACACCGGCGGCGAGCGTTTCGCCCAGATCGGCATCACGCTGGAGCTGGCCGATGCCAAGACATCCGACCAGGTCAAGCAGTACCTGCCCAGCATCCGCAGCGCGATCCTGATGCTGGTGTCGCAGCGCACCTCCCAGGAACTCCTCACCCGCGATGGCAAGGAGAAGCTGGCCGTGGACATCCGCCGCGAGGTGTCCAAACCCCTGGGCTACACCGTGCCCAAGCCGCGCAAGCGGCCCGCCAGCGACGAGGACGACGACGGCGAAGAGGCCCCGCGCCCGAAGGCCGACAACAATCCCGTGCGACAGGTGCTTTTCTCCAGTTTCATCATCCAGTGA
- the fliM gene encoding flagellar motor switch protein FliM: protein MSESFLSQEEVDALLEGVTGESQKSVEEAADTGAIRNYDISSQERIVRGRMPTMEIVNERFARNFRIGLFNFIRRSPEISVGTVSVQRYSAFLRELAVPTNFNIVAIRPLRGSGLIVCEPSLVFGIIDTLYGGVGKFQTRIEGRDFSPTEQRVINRLVDVICAEYKKAWHGIYPLELEYQRSEMQPQFANIATPSEIVVSTAFQLEIGDLSGAIHICMPYATLEPIRDVLYSSTQGDSIEVDRRWVRVLTREIQAAEVTLVAELARADATVEQLLAMKPGDFIELDREPRIQASIGGVPIFECQYGTHNSKYAIRIEECLRNPDVNWLGEKNVN, encoded by the coding sequence ATGAGCGAGTCATTCCTTTCCCAGGAAGAAGTCGATGCCCTGCTGGAAGGCGTCACGGGTGAAAGCCAGAAGTCCGTCGAAGAGGCCGCGGACACCGGTGCCATCCGCAATTACGACATCTCCAGCCAGGAGCGCATCGTCCGTGGTCGCATGCCGACCATGGAAATCGTCAATGAACGGTTCGCCCGCAACTTCCGCATCGGCCTGTTCAACTTCATCCGCCGCAGTCCGGAAATCTCGGTGGGCACGGTGTCCGTGCAGCGCTACAGCGCCTTCCTGCGCGAACTGGCGGTGCCCACGAACTTCAACATCGTGGCCATCCGCCCCCTGCGCGGCAGCGGCCTGATCGTCTGCGAGCCCTCGCTGGTGTTCGGCATCATCGACACGCTCTACGGCGGTGTCGGCAAATTCCAGACGCGGATCGAGGGGCGCGACTTCTCCCCCACCGAGCAGCGCGTCATCAACCGCCTGGTCGATGTGATCTGCGCCGAATACAAGAAGGCCTGGCACGGCATCTACCCGCTGGAGCTGGAATATCAGCGCTCCGAGATGCAGCCGCAGTTCGCGAACATCGCCACCCCGAGCGAGATCGTGGTCTCCACCGCTTTCCAGCTCGAGATCGGCGACCTGTCGGGGGCCATCCACATCTGCATGCCTTATGCGACCCTCGAGCCGATCCGCGATGTGCTCTATTCCTCGACGCAGGGTGATTCGATCGAAGTTGATCGCCGCTGGGTGCGCGTGCTGACCCGCGAGATCCAGGCGGCCGAGGTCACCCTCGTGGCCGAACTGGCCCGCGCGGATGCCACCGTCGAGCAGTTGCTTGCGATGAAACCCGGTGATTTCATCGAACTCGACCGCGAGCCGCGCATTCAGGCATCGATCGGGGGGGTCCCCATCTTCGAGTGCCAGTACGGCACGCACAATTCCAAGTACGCCATCCGCATCGAAGAGTGCCTGCGCAACCCCGATGTGAACTGGCTGGGAGAAAAGAATGTCAACTGA
- the fliN gene encoding flagellar motor switch protein FliN → MSTEGDNNDNDGKSAADDPFAGWAEALEEQKSSDEAQPTDQGGPLAGEPVRPFSSSNEAPVNDINMVLDIPVQLSVELGRTKVPIKYILQLAQGSVVELDALAGEPMDVLVNGYLIAQGEVVVVNDKFGIRLTDVVTPSERLRRVSRG, encoded by the coding sequence ATGTCAACTGAAGGCGACAACAACGACAACGACGGCAAGAGCGCGGCGGACGATCCGTTCGCCGGCTGGGCCGAAGCGCTGGAGGAGCAGAAGAGCTCCGACGAGGCGCAGCCCACGGACCAGGGCGGCCCTCTCGCGGGTGAGCCCGTGCGCCCGTTCTCCTCGAGCAACGAGGCGCCGGTCAACGACATCAACATGGTGCTGGACATCCCCGTCCAGCTGTCGGTGGAGCTGGGCCGCACCAAGGTGCCCATCAAGTACATCCTGCAGCTGGCGCAAGGGTCCGTCGTCGAGCTCGATGCCCTGGCCGGCGAGCCCATGGACGTGCTGGTCAACGGCTACCTGATCGCCCAGGGCGAGGTCGTGGTGGTCAACGACAAGTTCGGCATCCGGCTGACCGACGTGGTCACGCCTTCGGAGCGGCTGCGCCGCGTGAGCCGTGGATAA
- a CDS encoding FliH/SctL family protein, translated as MTHSYSPRGAYTRFIPSEEIGDVTQWHFGAVDGSDLLPPVEAEPEAAELPPPGIDEATHQAALEAAREEAFAQGKAQGEEETALAWQQRMDDYIGGQGRETAARLERLVLAADAGLTDLQQRMAQEILELACDIARQVVRQELSSGPQALLPVVREALGMLVAEGRPATVRIHPSDWSFLEQPLTTEYAGAKIQWVPDASVGEGDCLVESAGTVVDGSLDRRWRRAIAALGLSSAWKIEEPGHG; from the coding sequence ATGACGCATTCGTATAGCCCCCGCGGCGCCTACACGCGCTTCATCCCGAGCGAGGAGATCGGCGATGTGACGCAATGGCATTTCGGCGCGGTGGATGGCTCCGACCTGCTCCCGCCGGTGGAGGCGGAGCCCGAGGCCGCCGAATTGCCGCCTCCGGGCATCGACGAGGCCACCCACCAGGCTGCGCTCGAGGCCGCGCGCGAGGAGGCCTTCGCGCAGGGCAAGGCCCAGGGCGAGGAGGAAACCGCCCTGGCGTGGCAGCAGCGCATGGACGACTACATCGGCGGACAGGGCCGCGAGACGGCTGCGCGGCTGGAGCGGCTGGTGCTCGCGGCCGACGCCGGGCTGACCGATCTGCAGCAGCGCATGGCGCAGGAGATCCTGGAATTGGCCTGCGACATCGCCCGCCAGGTCGTGCGGCAGGAGCTGTCCAGCGGACCGCAGGCCCTGCTGCCCGTGGTGCGCGAGGCGCTGGGCATGCTCGTGGCCGAAGGGCGCCCGGCCACGGTGCGCATCCATCCATCCGACTGGTCGTTCCTGGAGCAGCCGCTCACCACGGAATACGCCGGGGCGAAGATCCAGTGGGTGCCGGATGCCTCCGTGGGCGAGGGCGACTGCCTGGTCGAATCCGCGGGCACGGTGGTGGACGGCTCGCTCGACAGGCGCTGGCGCCGCGCCATCGCGGCCCTGGGGCTGTCGTCGGCCTGGAAGATCGAGGAGCCGGGCCATGGCTGA